Proteins from a genomic interval of Puniceicoccaceae bacterium:
- a CDS encoding peptidylprolyl isomerase — translation MNISKGTVVSIDYVLTDDDGNLVDQSDSARPLVYMQGYGNIIPGLEQALEGRENGDNVKVRIAPEQGYGVSRPEMVQVVPKDRFEGMDGEVQAGMQFHARTQEGGVIAVRVVKVEDNEVTIDGNHPLADQHLNFDVNVREIRLATIEELEHGHPHVEGGGCCGGGNCDNPDHEHDDSCDHHGGCGCQH, via the coding sequence ATGAATATCAGTAAAGGCACCGTGGTTTCCATTGACTATGTCCTCACGGACGATGACGGAAATCTAGTAGATCAGTCCGACAGCGCACGCCCCCTTGTGTACATGCAGGGCTACGGCAACATCATCCCTGGTCTCGAACAAGCACTGGAGGGTCGCGAAAATGGTGACAACGTGAAGGTGAGAATCGCGCCCGAACAGGGCTACGGGGTCAGTCGTCCCGAGATGGTGCAAGTGGTACCCAAGGATCGCTTCGAGGGGATGGATGGAGAGGTGCAGGCAGGCATGCAATTCCACGCCCGCACACAGGAAGGTGGAGTGATCGCCGTGCGTGTTGTCAAAGTTGAGGACAATGAAGTCACCATCGATGGCAATCACCCGCTGGCCGATCAACACTTGAATTTTGATGTGAATGTGCGCGAGATTCGCCTCGCCACCATTGAAGAACTCGAGCATGGACACCCGCATGTCGAAGGTGGAGGTTGCTGCGGCGGTGGAAACTGCGACAACCCTGACCACGAACATGATGACTCCTGCGACCATCACGGTGGTTGCGGTTGTCAGCATTGA
- a CDS encoding ABC-F family ATP-binding cassette domain-containing protein — protein sequence MITLKDIRLAYGERVLFDDINVTIGARDRIALVGANGSGKSTLVRAMIGQEEIDSGHFEKHGFVTLGYLPQDGIETSGKTLYEEVETAFSDVLELEKKIDEALERTYELEPDDPESYELYDLIGEWQEQLDNHEPQKMKSRIERTLQGLGFSQRDLTRDTGEFSGGWQMRIALAKLLLQTPSLLLLDEPTNHLDVLSQNWLEKYLANYHGALMVISHDRAFLNAITNKTYEIKFGQLNVYNGNYDYYVKESAARIANQRKKAEQQKKEIQKEKELINRFRGNVKKAGMVQSRIKKLDKIERVEVEREEKKIFFRFPPPPPASAKVIELKDIHKAYGPIKVFQGLSLRIEKGDRIAVVGVNGAGKSTLARILAGTDPIDSGTRETGVNTVIGYFAQQQAEELNPENTVLQEVEAATEGNLDANPRAALGALLFSGDAQHKSIRVLSGGERNRVALAKFLMHPANCIILDEPTNHLDIKSKEVLQDAIREFDGTVVLVSHDRYFLDPVVNKVLEVRPDGSRMLTCNVSEYIARIEQEEVEKTEKQG from the coding sequence ATGATCACACTCAAAGACATCCGACTCGCTTACGGGGAACGCGTTCTGTTCGACGATATCAACGTAACCATCGGGGCACGCGACCGCATCGCACTGGTGGGTGCTAACGGTTCCGGAAAGTCCACGCTCGTACGAGCCATGATCGGACAGGAGGAAATCGATTCGGGCCATTTTGAAAAACATGGTTTTGTAACCCTGGGATACCTGCCCCAGGATGGCATTGAGACCAGTGGGAAAACGCTCTACGAGGAAGTGGAAACGGCGTTCTCCGACGTTTTGGAACTCGAGAAAAAAATCGACGAGGCACTGGAGCGTACGTACGAACTCGAGCCTGATGATCCTGAGTCCTATGAACTCTACGACCTGATTGGTGAATGGCAGGAACAGCTCGACAATCACGAACCGCAGAAGATGAAGTCCCGCATCGAGCGCACCTTGCAGGGCCTCGGATTTTCCCAGCGTGACCTAACGCGAGACACGGGTGAATTCTCCGGTGGTTGGCAGATGCGCATCGCCCTTGCCAAGCTGTTGCTACAGACGCCCTCCCTGCTGCTGCTCGACGAACCGACCAATCACCTGGATGTGCTTTCACAGAACTGGCTCGAAAAGTATCTGGCCAATTATCATGGTGCGCTGATGGTGATTTCCCACGACCGTGCATTTTTGAATGCGATCACCAACAAGACATATGAGATCAAGTTCGGGCAACTGAACGTTTACAACGGCAACTACGACTACTACGTCAAAGAAAGTGCAGCCCGTATTGCCAACCAGCGTAAGAAGGCCGAGCAGCAGAAGAAGGAAATTCAAAAGGAGAAGGAACTCATCAACCGTTTTCGCGGTAACGTGAAAAAGGCGGGCATGGTGCAGAGCCGCATCAAGAAACTCGACAAGATCGAGCGGGTGGAAGTCGAACGGGAGGAGAAAAAGATTTTCTTTCGCTTCCCGCCACCACCACCCGCAAGCGCGAAGGTGATTGAACTCAAGGACATCCACAAGGCCTACGGTCCGATCAAGGTGTTTCAGGGATTGAGCTTACGTATTGAAAAGGGAGACCGCATCGCAGTGGTCGGAGTGAACGGAGCCGGAAAATCCACGCTTGCCCGCATCCTCGCAGGCACGGATCCGATTGACAGTGGCACCCGTGAGACTGGTGTGAACACCGTGATCGGATACTTTGCTCAGCAGCAGGCCGAAGAGCTGAATCCGGAGAACACTGTACTCCAGGAGGTGGAAGCGGCGACTGAGGGCAACCTGGATGCCAACCCACGTGCCGCACTTGGGGCCCTTCTGTTCAGCGGAGATGCGCAGCACAAGTCAATCCGCGTGCTTTCAGGAGGGGAGCGCAACCGTGTGGCGCTGGCCAAATTTCTGATGCACCCTGCCAACTGCATCATTCTCGATGAGCCGACGAATCACCTCGATATCAAGTCCAAGGAGGTGCTGCAGGATGCGATCCGGGAGTTTGATGGCACCGTAGTGCTTGTGAGCCACGACCGTTACTTCCTCGATCCCGTGGTCAACAAGGTGCTGGAGGTGCGTCCGGATGGCAGCCGCATGCTCACCTGCAATGTTTCCGAATACATCGCCCGTATCGAACAGGAAGAAGTCGAGAAGACTGAAAAACAGGGATGA
- a CDS encoding patatin-like phospholipase family protein, with the protein MKKIGLALGGGGARGFAHIPMLEVIDDLGIELHAISGTSAGAIVASLYASGMRGFEIREWFEGMLIEKGDGLRELFQKPQALRTIEFLDLSFKHSGLLKGKRFTDTLKEKTSVERFEDLEIPLRVVASDFWKSTQVVLSKGPLFPAIRASMCLPGIFVPVEIDGHILIDGGGVNPVPHDILNDCDVVIAIDVMGFPSNERPKEPGLFSSVIGMFDVMQNTIIEQRLEATPPNLYLKPDIRGVDILDFHRSQEVYEMTEPAARKLQRWLEKLMENW; encoded by the coding sequence ATGAAAAAGATCGGACTAGCCTTGGGTGGCGGGGGTGCCAGAGGGTTTGCGCACATCCCGATGTTGGAAGTTATCGATGACCTGGGCATTGAGCTGCACGCCATCAGTGGAACCAGTGCTGGTGCGATTGTCGCATCACTCTACGCATCGGGCATGAGGGGTTTTGAGATTCGGGAGTGGTTTGAAGGCATGCTCATCGAGAAGGGAGACGGTCTCCGGGAACTCTTCCAAAAACCCCAGGCGCTGCGAACCATCGAATTTCTCGATCTCAGTTTTAAACACAGCGGATTGCTGAAGGGGAAGCGCTTCACCGATACCCTGAAGGAAAAAACCAGCGTCGAACGTTTTGAAGATCTTGAGATTCCACTGCGCGTTGTGGCATCCGATTTTTGGAAATCGACCCAGGTTGTATTATCAAAGGGACCGCTTTTCCCTGCGATCCGTGCCAGCATGTGTCTGCCCGGGATTTTTGTGCCAGTGGAGATCGATGGACACATCCTCATCGACGGCGGCGGGGTCAACCCGGTTCCCCACGATATCCTTAACGATTGTGATGTGGTGATCGCGATTGATGTGATGGGATTTCCATCCAATGAACGACCGAAAGAACCCGGCCTTTTTTCGTCGGTCATCGGCATGTTTGACGTCATGCAAAACACCATCATCGAGCAGCGTCTTGAGGCCACCCCGCCGAACCTCTATCTCAAGCCAGACATTCGTGGGGTCGACATCCTCGACTTTCACCGGTCACAGGAAGTGTATGAAATGACCGAACCCGCTGCCCGCAAGCTGCAGCGCTGGCTGGAGAAACTCATGGAGAACTGGTGA
- a CDS encoding glycosyltransferase family protein, which translates to MLFVQGEGRGHLTQAIAVFHMLKRLNYEIPKVAVGIPRNRQVPQYAKDLFGDALVTYHTLEIIYKHGRKVDKLGTIFRNVIRAPGYIRSRRIIRKYVRQHRPAYILNFFEPLAALAVVDLSYPTHRISVSHQNLFMFSPEFPLEGHFIDAFVTRFLTQLANVRTDHMMVLSLYPIDAPSKRFTICPPLLREEIYKLQTTQDEDVLVYLLNQEYLNEIEKLAERHPQLQFVCFCDHKHADAIYRALTNLTICKLDGSRFIEHMRHSKYVVTTSGFETVAEAIYMGKRVVAIPVQNHYEQNCNGSDLQRSGLGFMRENYDFQLDTMAFPDNAQLTGPTRTWFDRKEEIFFRVFDNP; encoded by the coding sequence ATGCTGTTCGTGCAGGGGGAGGGGCGCGGACACCTGACTCAGGCCATAGCGGTTTTTCACATGCTCAAGCGCCTCAACTATGAGATTCCAAAGGTAGCGGTGGGTATTCCACGAAACCGTCAGGTACCGCAATACGCCAAGGATCTGTTCGGGGATGCGCTGGTGACGTATCATACGCTCGAGATCATCTACAAACACGGGCGCAAAGTGGATAAGTTGGGCACCATTTTCCGCAATGTGATACGCGCTCCGGGTTACATCCGCTCCCGTCGCATCATTCGCAAATACGTGCGCCAGCACCGACCCGCCTACATTCTCAATTTTTTCGAACCGCTTGCAGCACTTGCGGTTGTTGACCTGTCCTATCCCACCCACCGCATTTCGGTCTCGCATCAGAATCTCTTCATGTTTTCTCCCGAGTTTCCGCTGGAGGGACATTTCATTGATGCCTTTGTCACACGCTTTCTCACACAATTGGCCAATGTGCGAACCGACCACATGATGGTGCTCTCGCTCTACCCCATCGATGCACCCTCCAAGCGTTTTACCATCTGCCCGCCCCTTTTGCGCGAGGAAATCTATAAACTCCAGACGACGCAGGATGAGGATGTACTCGTGTATTTGCTCAACCAGGAGTATCTGAATGAAATTGAAAAACTGGCAGAGCGGCACCCGCAACTGCAGTTTGTCTGCTTCTGCGACCATAAACATGCTGATGCGATTTACCGGGCGCTAACCAATCTGACCATCTGCAAACTCGATGGTTCCCGCTTCATCGAACACATGCGTCACTCGAAGTATGTCGTCACGACGTCCGGATTCGAAACTGTGGCCGAAGCGATCTACATGGGGAAGCGGGTTGTGGCGATCCCGGTGCAGAACCACTACGAGCAGAATTGCAATGGCAGCGATTTGCAGCGAAGCGGTCTTGGTTTCATGCGTGAGAACTATGATTTCCAACTGGATACCATGGCCTTTCCGGACAACGCTCAGCTGACGGGACCCACGCGCACATGGTTTGACCGCAAGGAGGAGATTTTCTTTCGAGTGTTCGACAACCCGTGA
- a CDS encoding protein-L-isoaspartate(D-aspartate) O-methyltransferase, with product MRAAMVKQQIVARGVEHPRVLEAMHKVERHRFVSEPYRYHAYTDRPLPIDAGQTISQPFIVAHMTELLDPEPGDRILEVGTGSGYQAAILAELVTHVYTIEVIESLASTSAKLLQELRYANITVRHGDGYAGWAEEAPFDGIIVTAAPPEVPQTLLEQLKVGARLVIPVGQSQQELQVIVRTESGWERTVVYPVRFVPMVPG from the coding sequence ATGAGAGCAGCGATGGTGAAACAGCAGATCGTCGCCCGGGGAGTTGAGCACCCGCGCGTGCTGGAGGCCATGCACAAGGTGGAACGCCACCGCTTTGTCAGCGAACCCTATCGCTACCATGCCTACACGGACCGTCCGCTGCCGATTGATGCAGGGCAGACCATTTCCCAACCGTTCATCGTCGCACACATGACGGAGCTGCTCGATCCGGAACCGGGTGACCGCATTCTCGAAGTCGGAACTGGCTCAGGTTACCAGGCAGCGATCCTTGCCGAACTGGTAACCCATGTCTATACCATCGAGGTGATTGAATCCCTCGCCTCAACATCGGCCAAGCTTTTGCAGGAACTCCGCTACGCCAATATCACCGTGCGCCATGGCGATGGCTACGCGGGTTGGGCAGAGGAAGCACCGTTTGATGGCATCATCGTGACCGCCGCACCGCCCGAAGTTCCCCAGACCCTTCTGGAGCAACTGAAGGTCGGTGCCCGCCTCGTCATTCCGGTCGGGCAGAGCCAACAGGAACTGCAAGTCATCGTGCGAACGGAGAGCGGATGGGAACGCACGGTCGTCTACCCGGTGCGCTTTGTGCCGATGGTTCCAGGCTGA
- a CDS encoding PH domain-containing protein, producing MQPSIYPSKVDLWLAAVLILAPITAVGMGVYLALTGEAEGWISVFTGCFMAVVMAAFTLPCHYTLDDRGLHIRCGLMEDHILLQDIRQVTPTFNPLAAPALSIRRVRIDTAHRSFLISPRNRERFIEELEQRQSSLPKLTSE from the coding sequence ATGCAACCTTCCATCTATCCATCCAAAGTTGACCTCTGGCTCGCCGCTGTGCTCATCCTTGCCCCGATCACAGCTGTGGGCATGGGAGTTTACCTGGCACTGACGGGTGAGGCTGAGGGCTGGATCTCCGTTTTCACAGGTTGCTTCATGGCAGTGGTCATGGCGGCTTTTACACTGCCCTGTCACTACACACTGGATGATCGCGGTTTGCACATTCGATGTGGACTCATGGAGGATCACATCCTCTTGCAGGACATTCGACAAGTCACCCCGACCTTCAATCCGCTCGCGGCGCCCGCGCTCTCAATCCGAAGAGTGCGCATCGATACGGCGCATCGCAGTTTTCTGATATCGCCGCGCAATCGTGAGCGCTTCATCGAAGAGCTGGAGCAGCGCCAGTCGTCACTTCCGAAGCTGACGTCGGAGTGA
- a CDS encoding nucleoside hydrolase-like domain-containing protein: MKYSILFLLLLYHGSVFALTPLTFEEPVKQRVFVLTDITNEPDDQQSLVRFLVSANEYDVEGIVATTSTHLRNRTRQDKIRELVGNYGKVRDNLTLHAKGYPSVEALQAVIAEHLPLYSMEGVGEGKDSTGSELLIQAVDRDDDRPLWVSVWGGANCLAQALWKVKQTRSQSELQQFVDKLRIYSISDQDFAGSWIRHQFPGIFYIVDPCAGDSWKEYYRATWTGIAGDRWYRNGPRVDFELVDNPWLKENIAENHGPLGANYPPAEYIMEGDTPSFFGLIQNGLAWSQSPSWGGWAGRYEAFQSYGEVAKIWTSTIDTQDAVELPDGRVEASNQATIWRWRRAYQHDFAARMDWCVADSYTGANHHPVVVLNGNEGKAHALGTAKAGQTVSLSAKGSRDPDGDHLRYRWWVYREAGGFTGQLELPNSSEEVLEFAMPTLGYGQTLHLILEVVDSGSPQLTSYRRVILRHP; encoded by the coding sequence ATGAAATATTCGATTCTGTTCCTACTGCTGTTATATCATGGCTCTGTCTTCGCGCTAACCCCGCTGACCTTCGAGGAACCCGTGAAACAGCGGGTGTTTGTGCTCACCGATATCACCAACGAGCCGGATGACCAGCAATCGCTGGTGCGGTTTCTGGTCAGCGCAAACGAATACGATGTCGAAGGCATCGTGGCCACAACCTCGACTCACCTGAGGAATCGCACGCGCCAGGACAAGATCCGCGAGCTGGTTGGCAACTATGGCAAGGTGCGCGACAACCTGACGTTGCACGCAAAGGGATATCCCAGTGTCGAGGCATTGCAGGCGGTCATTGCAGAGCACCTGCCGCTCTACAGCATGGAGGGTGTGGGCGAGGGTAAGGATTCGACCGGCTCCGAACTGCTGATTCAGGCCGTGGACCGGGACGATGACCGCCCCCTGTGGGTTTCGGTCTGGGGCGGTGCCAATTGCTTGGCACAGGCGCTATGGAAGGTGAAGCAGACGCGTTCGCAATCCGAGCTGCAGCAGTTTGTGGACAAGCTGCGCATCTACAGCATTTCGGATCAAGACTTCGCGGGTTCCTGGATTCGGCATCAGTTTCCAGGCATTTTTTACATCGTCGACCCCTGCGCCGGAGACAGTTGGAAGGAGTACTACCGTGCCACCTGGACCGGGATTGCGGGCGACCGCTGGTATCGCAATGGACCCAGGGTGGACTTTGAACTTGTGGACAATCCGTGGTTAAAGGAAAACATCGCGGAAAACCATGGTCCTCTCGGGGCGAATTACCCGCCCGCCGAATACATCATGGAAGGGGACACACCGTCGTTTTTTGGCCTGATCCAGAATGGATTGGCTTGGTCACAGAGTCCCAGCTGGGGCGGGTGGGCTGGCAGGTATGAAGCCTTTCAATCCTATGGAGAAGTGGCAAAGATATGGACCTCCACTATCGATACCCAGGATGCGGTGGAGTTGCCCGATGGTCGCGTGGAGGCGTCGAACCAGGCGACCATCTGGCGCTGGCGACGTGCCTATCAGCACGATTTTGCGGCACGCATGGACTGGTGTGTGGCGGATTCCTACACGGGAGCGAACCACCATCCGGTTGTGGTGCTCAATGGAAACGAAGGCAAGGCGCACGCTCTGGGCACTGCAAAGGCTGGGCAGACCGTCAGCCTGTCGGCAAAGGGCAGCAGGGATCCGGATGGTGATCACCTGCGCTACCGCTGGTGGGTGTACCGGGAAGCAGGTGGATTTACGGGTCAACTTGAGCTACCCAACTCCAGTGAGGAAGTTCTCGAATTTGCGATGCCCACCCTCGGTTACGGACAAACCCTGCACCTGATCCTGGAGGTCGTGGACAGTGGCAGCCCGCAGCTCACGAGCTACCGCAGGGTGATTTTGCGTCACCCTTAG